A single region of the Streptomyces vilmorinianum genome encodes:
- a CDS encoding helix-turn-helix transcriptional regulator, whose translation MKSSRLLSILLLLQTRGRMTAAQLADELEVSVRTVYRDVESLHAAGVPLYGDAGHSGGYRLLDGYRSRLTALYTGEAEALFLAGLPGAAAELGLGAHFADAQLKLRAALPAPLRDHVDRLRARFHIDAPGWYAEETEAPFLPQVAEAVRAGRVMEARYRRWKEPTDVDRRLEPYGLVLKAGRWYLVAGPGPRTYRVDQILELRLTDEESEIPGDFSLTAYWTEHQAAFRARLHGGDALVRLSPDGARRLTGEAARALATTGTPEPDGWTRATLPIESLAHAHDTFLALGADIEVLHPAELRDRITTTVTALAARYAPSRPRPGE comes from the coding sequence GTGAAGTCCAGCCGTCTCCTCTCCATCCTGCTGCTGCTCCAGACCCGGGGCCGCATGACCGCCGCCCAGCTCGCCGACGAGCTGGAGGTGTCGGTACGGACGGTCTACCGCGACGTCGAGTCCCTCCACGCGGCCGGTGTGCCGCTCTACGGCGACGCCGGCCACTCCGGCGGCTACCGGCTGCTCGACGGCTACCGGTCCCGGCTGACCGCCCTGTACACCGGCGAGGCCGAGGCGCTGTTCCTCGCCGGGCTCCCCGGGGCGGCGGCCGAACTCGGGCTCGGCGCCCACTTCGCCGACGCCCAGCTCAAACTGCGCGCCGCCCTCCCGGCGCCGCTGCGCGACCATGTCGACCGGCTCCGCGCCCGGTTCCACATCGACGCACCGGGGTGGTACGCGGAGGAGACCGAGGCACCCTTCCTGCCCCAGGTGGCCGAGGCCGTGCGGGCGGGCCGGGTGATGGAGGCCCGCTACCGCCGCTGGAAGGAGCCGACCGACGTCGACCGGCGCCTCGAACCGTACGGCCTGGTCCTCAAGGCCGGCCGCTGGTACCTGGTCGCGGGACCCGGCCCGCGCACGTACCGCGTCGACCAGATCCTCGAACTCCGGCTCACCGACGAGGAGTCCGAGATCCCCGGCGACTTCTCCCTGACCGCCTACTGGACCGAGCACCAGGCCGCCTTCCGCGCCCGCCTCCACGGCGGCGACGCCCTCGTCCGGCTCTCCCCGGACGGCGCGAGGCGCCTGACGGGCGAGGCCGCCCGGGCCCTCGCCACCACCGGCACCCCCGAGCCGGACGGCTGGACCCGCGCCACCCTCCCCATCGAGTCCCTCGCCCACGCCCACGACACCTTCCTCGCCCTCGGCGCGGACATCGAGGTCCTGCACCCCGCCGAACTCCGCGACCGCATCACCACCACGGTCACCGCCCTGGCGGCCCGCTACGCACCCTCCAGGCCACGTCCGGGCGAGTGA
- a CDS encoding 4a-hydroxytetrahydrobiopterin dehydratase: MPTEPLSQKEIEDRLRELPGWSLTEDRITRTYRLGDHFAATAMVVHVAQIQQELDHHSDLTLGYNTVAVSVNTHSAGDAVTEKDFELAARVENIAPGHGAS, translated from the coding sequence ATGCCCACAGAGCCGCTGTCGCAGAAGGAGATCGAGGACCGCCTGCGAGAGCTCCCCGGCTGGTCCCTGACGGAGGACCGGATCACCCGCACCTACCGTCTCGGCGACCACTTCGCGGCCACCGCGATGGTCGTCCACGTGGCACAGATCCAGCAGGAACTCGACCACCACTCCGATCTGACGCTCGGTTACAACACCGTCGCGGTGTCCGTGAACACCCACTCCGCCGGAGACGCGGTCACCGAGAAGGACTTCGAGCTGGCCGCACGCGTCGAGAACATCGCCCCCGGGCACGGCGCGAGCTGA
- a CDS encoding class I SAM-dependent methyltransferase: MLDYDAEADRYDETRGGVPRARAAADAVLRLVPPGARTLLDLACGTGLVTKRLARPGLRVYGADTAPGMARKAAERVPGSIVLADARRLPLPDASVDAVSAVWLLHLLPFSAAVVAEAARVLRPGGVLVTTVDKDAAHDVGCDIDRVLAPHRSYDRSSDRADLIDARAAAHGLTPSGATRFTGHGQGNSPRGVAEKLRSGYFASWFRGDAETAGALVEQLAALPDQDRPRDDPAYRLVSYRRPLRRG, from the coding sequence GTGCTGGACTACGACGCCGAGGCGGACCGCTACGACGAGACGCGCGGCGGTGTGCCGCGTGCCCGGGCCGCGGCCGACGCCGTCCTGCGCCTCGTGCCGCCCGGCGCCCGTACGCTCCTCGACCTCGCCTGCGGCACCGGCCTGGTCACCAAGCGGCTCGCCCGCCCGGGCCTGCGGGTGTACGGCGCCGACACCGCGCCGGGCATGGCCCGCAAGGCCGCGGAGCGCGTCCCGGGCTCGATCGTGCTCGCCGACGCGCGGCGCCTTCCCCTCCCCGACGCCAGCGTCGACGCGGTGAGCGCGGTCTGGCTGCTGCACCTGCTCCCCTTCTCGGCAGCCGTCGTCGCCGAGGCGGCCCGGGTCCTGCGCCCCGGCGGCGTGCTCGTCACCACGGTCGACAAGGACGCGGCCCACGACGTCGGCTGCGACATCGACCGCGTCCTCGCCCCGCACCGCTCGTACGACCGCTCCTCGGACCGGGCCGATCTGATCGACGCCCGCGCGGCCGCCCACGGCCTCACTCCGTCCGGCGCCACCCGCTTCACCGGCCACGGCCAGGGCAACTCCCCGCGCGGCGTGGCCGAGAAGCTGCGCAGCGGCTATTTCGCCTCGTGGTTCCGCGGCGACGCGGAGACGGCCGGCGCACTGGTCGAACAGCTCGCCGCCCTGCCGGACCAGGACCGCCCCCGTGACGACCCCGCGTACCGGCTCGTCTCCTACCGGCGCCCGCTCAGACGCGGCTGA
- a CDS encoding VOC family protein, with product MSTIKQFQVTFDCAEPARLAAFWCEVLGYVVPTVPEGFATWEEYHHSLPPEDGVYFACADPSGVGPRVLFQRVPEGKVVKNRVHLDVRVGTGLVGDERLATLEAECARLMALGAKHVLTQRADGVNESCITMQDIEGNEFCLD from the coding sequence ATGTCAACGATCAAGCAGTTCCAAGTGACCTTCGACTGCGCGGAACCTGCGCGCCTCGCCGCCTTCTGGTGCGAGGTGCTGGGGTACGTCGTACCGACAGTCCCGGAGGGCTTTGCCACGTGGGAGGAGTACCACCACTCGCTGCCGCCCGAGGACGGGGTCTACTTCGCGTGCGCTGATCCCTCGGGTGTGGGCCCGCGCGTGCTCTTCCAGCGCGTTCCCGAAGGCAAGGTCGTCAAGAACCGGGTGCATCTTGATGTGCGGGTCGGCACAGGGCTCGTGGGTGACGAGCGCCTGGCCACACTCGAGGCCGAATGCGCACGGCTGATGGCGCTCGGCGCGAAACACGTGCTGACGCAGCGCGCCGATGGCGTCAACGAGTCATGCATCACGATGCAGGACATCGAGGGCAACGAGTTCTGCCTCGACTGA
- a CDS encoding helix-turn-helix domain-containing protein, with protein MTTVATGTGVGPLLRGWREQRRLSQLELALRADSSARHISFIETGRSRPSEEMILRLAEHLDVPVRERNALLLAAGYAPRYGESTLDDPQLETLREGIGQLLQGYEPYPALVVDGSYTVVAANQGIGMLLAGLPEHLLTPPLNAMRITLHPEGLAPRIRNLREWRGHLLAQMERQIGLARSEALRELYEEVAAYPLPEGAGDPDDREDPEPYPYFALPLRIEHDGQVLSFVSSISTFNTPMDVTVAELAIETFLPADPATVAYLQALRG; from the coding sequence ATGACAACTGTCGCAACCGGTACGGGAGTAGGACCGCTGCTGCGCGGCTGGCGTGAGCAGCGACGGCTGAGCCAGTTGGAGCTGGCGCTGCGGGCGGATTCCTCGGCCCGGCACATCTCCTTCATCGAGACGGGCCGGTCCCGGCCGAGCGAGGAGATGATCCTGCGCCTCGCCGAGCATCTGGACGTGCCGGTACGGGAGCGCAACGCGCTGCTGCTCGCGGCGGGGTACGCCCCGCGGTACGGCGAGTCGACGCTGGACGATCCTCAGCTGGAGACCTTGCGGGAGGGCATCGGGCAGCTGCTGCAGGGGTACGAACCGTATCCGGCGCTGGTCGTGGACGGCTCGTACACGGTGGTGGCGGCGAACCAGGGCATCGGGATGCTGCTCGCGGGGCTGCCGGAGCATCTGCTGACGCCTCCGCTGAACGCGATGCGGATCACGCTTCATCCGGAGGGGCTCGCGCCGCGGATCCGGAATCTGCGGGAGTGGCGGGGGCATCTGCTGGCCCAGATGGAGCGGCAGATCGGCCTGGCCCGTTCGGAGGCGTTGCGGGAGCTGTACGAGGAGGTGGCGGCGTACCCGCTGCCGGAGGGCGCCGGGGATCCGGACGACCGGGAGGACCCGGAGCCGTATCCGTACTTCGCGCTGCCGTTGCGGATCGAGCACGACGGGCAGGTGCTGTCGTTCGTGTCCTCGATCTCGACGTTCAACACGCCGATGGATGTGACGGTCGCCGAGCTGGCCATCGAGACGTTCCTCCCGGCCGACCCGGCGACGGTCGCGTATCTGCAGGCGCTCAGGGGGTAG